A genomic window from Bradyrhizobium lupini includes:
- a CDS encoding glycosyltransferase: MPAKTFDYDPDDMVLNLFYEDKDDRWFPGDRHLRRMARRMLLGEPRMSGQLRVFLNLCAGLDRLGIRYRVNDYGYIARHPGELACIIGRTFLLDKFAWKNPILLGVAAHNHPLDDPDLFKRLPVKKVVVPGPWYADMYRPHWPDTEAWPIGIDTDLWAPPATSQKSVDVLIYDKVHWDRDRYAAELIEPVRARLTREGRSFAELRYGSYKEEDYRAALAQSRAMIFLCQNESQGIAYQQALSCGVPVLAWDPGGPWRDPDYYPHRVQFAPVSSVPYWDDRCGAKFVDIAGFEAGWDDFWAGCAADTFDPRGFVLDNLTLEQRALQYYEIARSIVRQQAVPQRPAGLVDGCLTGIG, encoded by the coding sequence GTGCCCGCAAAGACATTCGACTACGATCCCGACGATATGGTCCTCAACCTGTTCTACGAGGACAAGGACGATCGCTGGTTTCCCGGCGACCGGCATCTGCGGCGCATGGCGCGTCGCATGCTGCTTGGCGAGCCGCGCATGAGCGGGCAGCTGCGCGTGTTCCTCAATCTCTGTGCGGGGCTCGATCGGCTCGGTATCCGCTATCGCGTCAACGACTATGGCTACATCGCGCGACATCCGGGCGAACTCGCCTGCATCATCGGCCGCACCTTCTTGCTCGACAAGTTCGCCTGGAAAAATCCGATCCTGCTCGGCGTCGCCGCCCACAATCATCCGCTCGACGATCCCGACCTGTTCAAGCGCCTGCCGGTGAAGAAGGTCGTGGTGCCCGGCCCGTGGTACGCCGACATGTATCGGCCGCATTGGCCCGACACGGAGGCCTGGCCGATCGGCATCGACACGGATCTCTGGGCACCGCCGGCGACGTCGCAGAAGAGCGTCGACGTCCTGATCTACGACAAGGTGCACTGGGACCGCGATCGCTACGCGGCGGAGCTGATCGAACCCGTCCGCGCCCGGCTCACGAGGGAAGGCCGCTCGTTCGCCGAGCTGCGTTACGGCAGCTACAAGGAAGAAGACTATCGGGCCGCGCTCGCGCAATCGCGTGCGATGATCTTCCTCTGCCAGAACGAGAGCCAGGGCATCGCCTATCAGCAGGCATTGTCTTGCGGCGTGCCGGTGCTGGCCTGGGATCCAGGCGGGCCGTGGCGAGACCCCGACTACTATCCGCATCGGGTCCAATTCGCGCCGGTGTCGTCGGTGCCGTACTGGGACGATCGTTGCGGCGCCAAGTTCGTCGACATCGCCGGGTTTGAGGCGGGCTGGGATGATTTCTGGGCCGGGTGCGCCGCCGATACGTTCGATCCCCGCGGTTTCGTGCTGGACAACCTGACGCTGGAACAGCGCGCGCTTCAATATTACGAGATCGCGCGGAGCATCGTGCGGCAGCAGGCGGTGCCGCAGCGCCCCGCTGGACTGGTTGACGGATGCTTAACAGGGATCGGCTAA
- a CDS encoding O-antigen ligase, which produces MDRSATDMTDVEARSFGGVLRGGLAGVDAVRAARCLVAVAALLLVLVTLDPFPDLRSEDVTTVVGGRMALTYVAWGLLAALAVLLVAATDAPALKTLVTPLHLCLVGWLLISIVFSENRGVSMQRFMLAASVMSLAVLLPLLPPTQRSFNLCLGGAALVLLALCYLGVFVAPQYSIHTALDVTEPQLAGDWRGSFGHKNIASPVMTILIYVGIYLSAIGSFLMGPAIAALAGIFLIFTGGKTSSVLCLATYALASLVCVTPGLWLKRIICFVPLIVMNLLTVGSVMSPALGAMTRLLPLDPTFTGRSAIWEFALAAVAEKPIIGHGYAAFWDDVAARQTAQGAEWATSAAHSHNSYLDLAVTIGLPGLLLVILVFVLAPLGNFQTARTHNRSGALAKLFLTVWLFGLYYGATETFLLERQNPIWFMFTVAVAGLHFLARFQCVAEMEPDPDDLSQPMQVQWHQLNDKP; this is translated from the coding sequence ATGGATCGCAGCGCCACTGACATGACCGACGTCGAGGCCCGATCGTTCGGCGGCGTCCTGCGCGGTGGGCTTGCAGGGGTCGACGCCGTGCGGGCGGCGCGCTGCCTCGTCGCAGTCGCAGCGCTGCTCCTCGTGCTGGTGACGCTCGATCCGTTTCCCGACCTGCGCAGCGAGGATGTCACCACCGTCGTCGGCGGACGAATGGCGCTCACTTATGTCGCCTGGGGCCTGCTGGCCGCGCTCGCAGTCCTGTTGGTCGCCGCAACGGATGCGCCCGCGTTGAAGACGCTGGTGACGCCGCTGCATCTCTGCCTGGTCGGCTGGCTGTTGATCAGCATCGTCTTCTCCGAGAATCGCGGAGTCTCGATGCAGCGCTTCATGCTCGCAGCCAGCGTGATGTCGCTCGCGGTGCTGTTGCCGTTGCTGCCGCCGACGCAGCGCAGCTTCAACCTGTGCCTCGGCGGCGCCGCCCTCGTACTGCTTGCGCTCTGCTATCTCGGCGTCTTCGTGGCGCCGCAATACTCGATCCACACCGCACTCGACGTCACCGAGCCGCAGTTGGCCGGCGACTGGCGCGGCAGCTTTGGTCACAAGAACATCGCTTCGCCGGTGATGACCATCCTGATTTATGTCGGCATTTACCTGTCTGCCATTGGTTCGTTCTTGATGGGGCCGGCCATCGCCGCGCTGGCTGGAATCTTCCTGATCTTCACCGGCGGCAAGACGTCGTCGGTACTGTGCCTTGCGACTTATGCGCTCGCCTCGCTGGTCTGCGTGACGCCGGGCCTGTGGCTGAAGCGGATCATCTGCTTCGTGCCGCTGATCGTGATGAACCTGCTGACGGTCGGCAGCGTCATGAGCCCGGCGCTCGGAGCGATGACGCGGCTGCTTCCGCTCGATCCCACCTTCACCGGCCGTTCCGCCATCTGGGAGTTCGCGCTCGCAGCTGTCGCGGAGAAGCCGATCATCGGTCACGGCTACGCCGCGTTCTGGGACGACGTGGCCGCGCGGCAGACCGCCCAGGGCGCCGAATGGGCGACGAGCGCGGCGCACAGCCACAACAGCTATCTCGACCTCGCGGTCACCATCGGCCTGCCGGGGCTGTTGCTGGTGATCCTCGTCTTCGTGCTCGCGCCGCTCGGCAATTTCCAGACGGCCCGAACTCACAACCGCAGCGGTGCCTTGGCAAAGCTGTTCCTGACCGTATGGCTGTTCGGCCTGTACTACGGAGCCACCGAGACCTTCCTGCTCGAACGGCAAAATCCGATCTGGTTCATGTTCACTGTTGCCGTGGCCGGCCTGCACTTCCTGGCCAGGTTCCAATGCGTCGCGGAAATGGAACCGGACCCCGACGACTTGTCGCAGCCGATGCAGGTGCAGTGGCATCAGCTTAACGATAAGCCGTGA
- a CDS encoding GNAT family N-acetyltransferase — protein MTILSVEQPDGLVSSTSGIAVDFVREWPLAASRLNAGHRTAFQHGYWLGAWYEAFHDLSPLIALISDATTGRDIAMVPMISHLRRGIRIVEFADFGVCDNNAPILALDAALDAAAMDAIGKALIGALRALPDRFDLLRLKKMPAQIGGSPNPLVSLGRIGSCSLNGNLVLTGDDYEDYQASIKRMQMPRCWRVFNRHAGARFEIATDVARARELLDVMDAQQQARMRKLGSRFVLNDETHAQFYREVARRGVANGYAVISALVCDEAIVATALGVRFGETYFLLRISHTGDSWSNCSPGLLVTERTMAALHAEGVRRFDLSIGNQDYKRRFGAEPVPLTDVSVALSWRGMPFAWRDHAAQGLRRHPRLAAFAAQAMGKRTR, from the coding sequence ATGACGATCCTCAGCGTCGAGCAACCAGATGGTCTTGTGTCCAGCACGTCGGGAATCGCGGTCGATTTCGTGCGTGAGTGGCCGCTGGCCGCATCGCGCCTGAACGCAGGCCATCGCACTGCATTCCAGCATGGCTACTGGCTCGGCGCCTGGTACGAGGCGTTCCACGATCTCTCGCCGCTGATTGCATTGATCTCCGATGCCACGACCGGCAGGGACATCGCAATGGTGCCGATGATCAGCCACCTCAGGCGCGGCATCCGCATCGTCGAATTCGCCGATTTCGGCGTCTGCGACAACAACGCGCCGATCCTTGCGCTTGATGCCGCATTGGACGCGGCGGCGATGGATGCGATCGGCAAGGCGCTGATCGGCGCATTGCGCGCATTGCCGGACCGCTTCGATCTGCTGCGCCTGAAGAAGATGCCAGCCCAGATCGGCGGAAGCCCGAACCCGCTGGTGTCGCTCGGCCGGATCGGATCCTGCTCGCTCAACGGCAACCTCGTGCTGACCGGCGACGACTATGAAGATTACCAGGCCTCGATCAAGCGCATGCAGATGCCACGCTGCTGGCGCGTCTTCAACCGTCACGCCGGCGCGCGATTCGAGATCGCCACCGATGTCGCGCGTGCGCGCGAGCTGCTGGACGTGATGGATGCCCAGCAGCAGGCGCGCATGCGAAAGCTCGGCTCGCGCTTCGTCCTCAACGACGAAACCCATGCGCAGTTTTATCGCGAGGTCGCGCGTCGGGGCGTCGCGAACGGTTATGCCGTCATCTCGGCGCTGGTTTGCGACGAGGCCATTGTCGCCACCGCGCTCGGCGTCAGGTTCGGTGAGACCTATTTCCTGCTGCGCATCAGCCACACCGGCGATTCCTGGTCGAACTGCTCGCCGGGGCTGCTCGTGACCGAGCGCACTATGGCGGCGCTGCATGCGGAAGGCGTGCGCCGTTTCGACCTCAGCATCGGCAACCAGGACTACAAGCGCCGCTTCGGCGCCGAGCCGGTGCCGCTGACGGATGTCAGCGTCGCGCTGTCCTGGCGCGGCATGCCCTTCGCGTGGCGCGACCACGCCGCGCAGGGCCTGCGTCGTCACCCCAGGCTTGCCGCCTTTGCGGCGCAGGCGATGGGCAAGAGGACGCGCTGA
- the wrbA gene encoding NAD(P)H:quinone oxidoreductase: MTKVLVLYYSAYGHIETIANAVAEGAREAGATVDIKRVPELVPAEVAKASYYKLDQAAPVATIDDLANYDAIIVGTGTRFGRMASQMANFLDQAGGLWAKGALHGKVGGAFTATATQHGGQETTLFSIITNLLHFGMVVVGLNYGFAGQMKLDEVTGGAPYGATTITGGDGSRQPSANELAGARYQGRQIAETARKLHG, translated from the coding sequence ATGACCAAAGTTCTCGTCCTGTATTATTCCGCCTATGGCCACATCGAAACGATTGCCAATGCCGTTGCCGAAGGCGCGCGCGAAGCCGGTGCCACCGTCGACATCAAGCGCGTACCCGAGCTGGTGCCGGCCGAGGTCGCCAAGGCGTCCTATTACAAGCTCGACCAGGCCGCCCCCGTCGCCACGATCGACGACCTCGCCAATTACGACGCGATCATTGTCGGCACCGGCACCCGCTTCGGCCGCATGGCCTCGCAGATGGCGAACTTCCTCGACCAGGCCGGCGGTCTCTGGGCCAAGGGCGCGCTGCACGGCAAAGTCGGCGGCGCCTTCACGGCGACCGCGACCCAGCATGGTGGTCAGGAGACGACGCTGTTCTCGATCATCACCAACCTGTTGCATTTCGGCATGGTCGTGGTCGGCCTGAATTACGGCTTTGCCGGCCAGATGAAGCTCGACGAGGTCACCGGCGGCGCGCCTTACGGCGCCACCACGATCACCGGAGGCGACGGCAGCCGGCAGCCCAGCGCCAACGAGCTCGCCGGCGCACGCTATCAGGGCCGCCAGATCGCGGAGACAGCCCGGAAGCTGCACGGCTGA
- a CDS encoding pirin family protein, which translates to MIELRPFAKLGGADHGWLNAKHHFSFASHYDPDNMGHGALRVWNDDEIAPNTGFPAHPHANMEIITYVREGAITHQDSLGNEGRTEAGDVQVMSAGSGIRHSEYNLESTKTRIFQIWIEPTARGGQPTWGSKPFPKGDRSGKLVTIASGFEHDTDALPIRADARVLATTLKAGESAEYVPHKSRHLYLVPAAGSVQINGVRVNARDGAAIRDEDRLKITALEDSEIVLVDAA; encoded by the coding sequence ATGATCGAACTCAGACCCTTCGCAAAGCTCGGCGGCGCCGATCACGGTTGGCTCAACGCCAAGCATCATTTCTCCTTCGCAAGCCACTACGACCCCGACAACATGGGTCACGGCGCCTTGCGGGTCTGGAACGACGACGAGATCGCGCCGAACACCGGCTTTCCCGCCCATCCCCACGCCAACATGGAAATCATCACCTATGTGCGCGAGGGCGCGATCACCCATCAGGACAGCCTCGGCAACGAAGGCCGCACCGAAGCGGGCGACGTGCAGGTGATGAGCGCCGGCAGCGGCATCCGCCACTCCGAGTACAATCTCGAGTCGACCAAGACACGCATCTTCCAGATCTGGATCGAGCCGACCGCGCGCGGCGGGCAGCCGACCTGGGGCTCGAAGCCGTTTCCGAAAGGAGACCGCTCGGGCAAGCTCGTCACCATCGCGAGCGGCTTCGAGCATGACACGGACGCGCTGCCGATCCGCGCCGATGCGCGGGTGCTCGCCACCACGCTGAAGGCCGGTGAGAGCGCCGAGTACGTGCCGCACAAGTCGCGGCACCTTTATCTGGTGCCCGCGGCGGGGTCAGTCCAAATTAACGGCGTGCGCGTCAACGCCCGCGACGGCGCCGCGATCCGCGACGAGGACAGGCTGAAAATCACGGCACTCGAAGATTCCGAGATCGTGCTCGTCGACGCGGCGTAA
- a CDS encoding SDR family NAD(P)-dependent oxidoreductase → MTKKLSGKVALVTGGSRGIGAASARALADEGADVAISYVASPEKAEAVVTELKARGVNARAFKADQASANDVTQLVNDVAKEFGHLDILVNNAGVAAGGAIDDANADTEALARQDAINVHGVIAAIRAASQLMGEGGRIVTVGSMLADRASFPGLADYVATKAAVVGYTKGAARDLGPRGITVNVVQPGSIDTDMNPKDGGEFAETQRKQHALQRFGRPEEVAAGVVFLASPEASFVTGTVLNVDGGFGA, encoded by the coding sequence ATGACCAAGAAGCTCTCGGGCAAGGTTGCCCTCGTCACTGGTGGCTCGCGCGGTATCGGCGCGGCCTCTGCCCGCGCCCTCGCCGATGAAGGCGCGGATGTCGCGATCAGCTACGTTGCCTCTCCCGAAAAGGCGGAAGCGGTCGTCACCGAGTTGAAGGCCCGAGGCGTCAATGCCCGCGCCTTCAAGGCGGACCAGGCCTCGGCCAATGACGTGACGCAGCTCGTCAACGACGTCGCGAAGGAGTTCGGCCATCTCGATATCCTCGTCAACAATGCCGGCGTCGCCGCGGGCGGTGCGATCGATGACGCCAATGCCGACACCGAAGCGCTCGCCCGCCAGGATGCCATCAACGTGCATGGCGTGATCGCTGCGATCCGCGCCGCTTCGCAATTGATGGGCGAAGGCGGCCGCATCGTCACCGTCGGCTCGATGCTCGCCGATCGTGCCTCGTTCCCGGGGCTTGCGGACTACGTCGCCACCAAGGCCGCCGTGGTCGGCTACACCAAGGGCGCAGCGCGCGACCTCGGCCCACGCGGCATCACCGTGAATGTGGTGCAGCCCGGCTCGATCGACACTGACATGAACCCGAAGGACGGCGGCGAGTTCGCCGAGACCCAGCGCAAGCAGCACGCGTTGCAGCGCTTCGGCCGCCCCGAGGAAGTCGCGGCTGGCGTCGTGTTCCTCGCAAGTCCGGAAGCCTCCTTCGTCACCGGCACGGTGCTCAACGTCGACGGCGGTTTTGGCGCCTGA
- a CDS encoding LysR family transcriptional regulator: MAKLPDFEALAIFAKVVELRSFAGAAGELAMSKATVSKAVTRLEERLGARLFNRTSRRLALTDAGHKLAERATRLLSDGEAAENEALAQSVAPRGLVRLAVPMTFGIKAVAPLLPEFFEAYPEVSVDLHLSDATIDLIGEGFDMAVRIARLPDSSLIARRLFTMPRFTVAAPSYLEQHGRPTHPMHLAEHKCFSYAYLSTPNVWHYTNSAGEQASVRPGGQLRVNNGEAVMPALIAGLGIADLPEFIVGDAISSGEVEVILKDWKQVEGAVHLVTPPGGPRPARVEALGDFLAAKLPGTCKRRVRGKAKPS, from the coding sequence ATGGCCAAACTCCCCGATTTCGAGGCGCTCGCGATTTTCGCAAAAGTCGTGGAATTACGGTCGTTTGCGGGGGCCGCTGGTGAGCTCGCGATGTCCAAGGCGACGGTGTCCAAGGCGGTCACGCGCCTCGAAGAGCGGCTCGGCGCCCGGCTGTTCAACCGCACCTCACGCCGGCTCGCGCTGACCGATGCCGGGCATAAGCTCGCCGAGCGTGCGACGCGCCTGCTGTCCGACGGCGAGGCGGCGGAGAACGAGGCGCTGGCGCAATCGGTCGCACCGCGCGGCCTCGTGCGGCTCGCCGTGCCCATGACATTCGGGATCAAGGCGGTGGCGCCGCTGCTGCCGGAGTTCTTCGAGGCGTATCCGGAGGTCTCGGTCGATCTGCACTTGAGCGATGCGACCATCGATTTGATTGGCGAGGGCTTTGACATGGCGGTGCGGATCGCGCGGCTGCCGGATTCCTCGCTGATCGCCCGCCGGCTCTTCACCATGCCGCGTTTCACGGTGGCCGCGCCGTCATATCTCGAGCAACACGGGCGGCCAACGCATCCGATGCATCTGGCCGAGCACAAATGCTTCAGCTACGCCTATCTCTCCACGCCCAACGTCTGGCACTACACCAACTCGGCCGGCGAGCAGGCCAGCGTACGTCCGGGCGGACAGCTCCGCGTCAACAACGGCGAAGCGGTGATGCCGGCGCTGATCGCCGGCCTCGGCATCGCCGACCTTCCGGAATTCATCGTCGGTGACGCCATCTCCTCCGGCGAGGTCGAAGTGATCCTGAAGGACTGGAAGCAGGTCGAAGGCGCCGTGCATCTGGTGACGCCACCTGGCGGCCCGCGCCCCGCGCGCGTCGAGGCGCTCGGTGATTTTCTCGCGGCGAAGCTGCCGGGGACGTGCAAGCGGCGAGTGCGCGGAAAGGCAAAGCCGTCTTAG
- a CDS encoding adenylate/guanylate cyclase domain-containing protein: protein MPDDKVKRRLTTVLCADVHGYSRLMEADEAGTLETLRRYRTAIARLVERHDGRIVNTWGDAVIAEFASVVEAVQCAVEIQQEISNQDSGPPPPMRFRIGINLGDVMVDGSDLYGDGVNIAARLQELAEPGGIVISSSAYDQVHNKLSVGFDCLGQRPMKNIAPVTSYRVTMSGQTAQARSFPPGERLTSQTASAGSQTDAAHRDRSESSNWMGFVSDGLAKLPRPVAAALTVSAFLILINIFTGMHKIWFHWPVAALLFGAIMRTALRDRPESDGKGER from the coding sequence ATGCCCGATGATAAGGTCAAACGGCGGCTGACCACCGTGCTATGCGCTGATGTGCACGGCTATTCTCGTCTCATGGAAGCAGACGAGGCGGGAACGCTGGAGACACTCCGCCGCTATCGCACGGCCATCGCGCGATTGGTGGAGCGCCATGACGGCCGGATCGTGAATACCTGGGGCGATGCCGTCATCGCCGAATTCGCCAGCGTCGTGGAAGCCGTGCAGTGTGCGGTCGAGATTCAGCAGGAAATTTCCAACCAGGATTCGGGCCCACCTCCCCCGATGCGGTTTCGCATCGGCATCAATCTCGGCGATGTGATGGTGGATGGTTCCGACCTCTATGGAGACGGGGTGAATATCGCGGCGCGTCTGCAAGAACTTGCCGAACCCGGTGGTATCGTGATCTCCAGCTCCGCCTATGATCAGGTGCACAACAAATTATCTGTTGGCTTCGACTGCCTCGGCCAGCGTCCAATGAAAAACATTGCTCCCGTGACCAGCTATCGTGTGACCATGAGCGGCCAAACCGCTCAAGCACGGAGCTTTCCGCCTGGCGAACGCCTGACATCTCAGACCGCAAGTGCGGGCTCGCAAACTGACGCCGCGCACCGCGACAGATCCGAGTCATCCAATTGGATGGGCTTCGTTTCAGACGGACTGGCGAAGCTGCCCCGCCCGGTTGCGGCGGCCCTCACGGTGTCGGCCTTTCTGATTCTGATCAATATTTTCACCGGCATGCACAAGATCTGGTTCCATTGGCCGGTGGCAGCTTTGCTCTTCGGCGCCATCATGCGGACGGCGCTCCGGGATCGACCTGAGTCGGACGGCAAGGGCGAGCGCTGA
- a CDS encoding haloacid dehalogenase type II codes for MSLKAVVFDAYGTLYDIQSVAETTEDAFPGYGEIITQIWRIKQLEYTWLRSLMRRYEDFAAITRDSLAYTLRVLGLAYENEAFERVVEKYLHLDLYPDATAALTALKPRKLAILSNGSPDMLNALVRNSGLDALLDATISADAKKIFKPSPEAYELIGEVLGTAPDEVLFVSSNPWDVAGAKAFGLNVAWIERVTPEAMALACVENELVAPLTMFKAIRTQMDELGFAPDHRIRALSELPSCLGIAAQP; via the coding sequence TTGAGTCTCAAAGCCGTTGTCTTCGATGCCTACGGAACGCTTTACGATATCCAGTCGGTCGCCGAGACCACCGAGGATGCGTTTCCGGGCTACGGTGAGATCATCACGCAGATCTGGCGAATCAAGCAGCTCGAATACACCTGGTTGCGCTCGCTGATGCGGCGCTACGAGGACTTTGCAGCCATCACGCGCGACTCGCTTGCCTATACGCTGCGCGTGCTCGGGCTCGCTTACGAGAATGAGGCATTCGAGCGCGTCGTCGAGAAGTACCTTCATCTCGATCTCTATCCGGATGCGACGGCGGCGCTCACGGCTCTGAAACCGCGAAAGCTCGCCATCCTCTCCAACGGCAGTCCGGACATGCTGAATGCGCTCGTGCGCAACTCCGGCCTCGACGCCCTGCTCGACGCCACGATCAGCGCCGACGCGAAGAAGATCTTCAAGCCGAGCCCGGAGGCCTATGAGCTGATCGGCGAAGTGCTCGGCACCGCGCCTGACGAGGTGCTGTTCGTCTCCTCCAATCCCTGGGATGTCGCGGGCGCGAAAGCATTCGGACTGAACGTTGCCTGGATCGAACGGGTGACGCCGGAAGCGATGGCGCTGGCTTGCGTCGAGAACGAACTCGTGGCACCGCTGACGATGTTCAAGGCGATCCGCACCCAGATGGACGAGCTCGGCTTTGCGCCGGATCATCGCATCCGGGCGCTCTCGGAGCTGCCAAGTTGCTTAGGCATCGCCGCCCAACCGTAA
- a CDS encoding MerR family transcriptional regulator yields MKIGELSRRTGVSVRMLRYYEGEGLLAPLRTNSGYRDYGQAEEETVRRIKMLGGAGMTLETIKRLLPCVRNNDPAFTPCNELRKILTQQVGLIDERIETLSQSRTILAGFLASVN; encoded by the coding sequence ATGAAGATCGGCGAACTCTCCCGGCGGACGGGGGTCAGCGTCCGAATGCTGCGCTACTACGAAGGCGAAGGACTGCTCGCGCCGCTGCGGACGAACTCCGGCTATCGCGACTACGGCCAGGCCGAAGAGGAAACCGTACGGCGCATCAAGATGCTCGGCGGCGCCGGGATGACGCTCGAAACCATCAAGCGGTTGCTCCCTTGCGTGCGGAACAACGATCCGGCTTTCACGCCGTGCAACGAGTTGCGAAAAATACTCACGCAGCAGGTCGGTCTGATCGACGAACGTATCGAGACGCTCAGCCAGAGCCGGACAATCCTGGCCGGCTTCCTCGCAAGCGTGAACTGA
- a CDS encoding amidohydrolase family protein gives MPKLKLPNIDDVVAIDIHTHAEEPCGTHPDDGYDDFQAQMADYFKSPHKHPPTVPETAAYYRSKNIAAVIFPVDAERETGFRRYKNEEMLEIASDHLDVLIPFVSIDPHKGKLGVREARKLIEEYGVRGFKFHPTMQGFYANDRMAYPLYEEINNGGAIALFHTGQTGVGSGMPGGMGMRLKYSNPMYMDDVAADFPDLKIILAHPSFPWQEEALSVATHKPNVYIDLSGWSPKYFPPILVRYINSILQDKMLFGSDWPVITPDRWLSDFAKIEIRDEVRPKVLKANARKLLGI, from the coding sequence ATGCCGAAGCTGAAGCTGCCGAACATCGACGACGTCGTTGCCATCGACATCCACACCCACGCCGAGGAGCCCTGCGGCACCCATCCCGACGACGGCTATGACGACTTCCAGGCGCAGATGGCGGACTATTTCAAGTCGCCGCACAAGCATCCGCCGACCGTGCCGGAGACCGCCGCCTACTATCGGTCCAAGAACATCGCCGCGGTGATCTTCCCCGTCGACGCCGAGCGCGAGACCGGCTTCCGCCGCTACAAGAATGAGGAGATGCTGGAGATCGCCTCCGACCATCTCGACGTTCTCATCCCCTTCGTCTCGATCGACCCGCACAAGGGCAAGCTCGGTGTGCGCGAGGCGCGCAAGCTGATCGAGGAATACGGGGTGCGCGGCTTCAAATTCCACCCAACCATGCAGGGCTTCTACGCCAACGACCGCATGGCCTATCCGCTCTATGAAGAGATCAACAATGGCGGCGCGATCGCGCTGTTCCACACCGGCCAGACCGGCGTCGGCTCGGGCATGCCCGGTGGCATGGGCATGCGGCTGAAATATTCCAACCCGATGTACATGGACGACGTCGCGGCCGATTTCCCCGACCTCAAGATCATTCTCGCCCATCCCTCCTTCCCCTGGCAGGAAGAGGCGCTGTCGGTCGCGACCCACAAGCCCAACGTCTACATCGACCTCTCGGGCTGGTCGCCGAAATATTTCCCGCCGATCCTGGTGCGCTACATCAACTCGATCCTGCAGGACAAGATGCTGTTCGGTTCGGACTGGCCGGTGATCACGCCCGACCGCTGGCTGTCGGACTTCGCCAAGATCGAGATCCGCGACGAGGTCCGGCCGAAGGTGCTCAAGGCCAACGCGCGAAAGCTGCTGGGGATCTAG
- the ykgO gene encoding type B 50S ribosomal protein L36 — MKVRNSLKSLRGRHRANRLVRRKGRVYVINKVQRRFKARQG; from the coding sequence ATGAAGGTCCGTAACTCGCTGAAATCGCTGCGCGGTCGCCATCGCGCCAACCGCCTGGTCCGCCGCAAGGGCCGGGTCTATGTGATCAACAAGGTGCAGCGCCGCTTCAAGGCTCGCCAGGGCTGA
- a CDS encoding tetratricopeptide repeat protein — protein sequence MAVRFLFARTLCLALVLGAAGLAPALAQADPPAPPGKQKKLPEAPAKLPKVDRTKNLDFLFGALKAAPDEASAKHVEARIWAIWIQTPSDTAALLMARAKTAVDAKKIEVAIKLLDSVVKLRPDYIEAWNRRATLYYMQNDYGRSLADIREVLIREPRHFGALAGLGMIMQEVGDEKRALEAYRKALAVNPHLEKIPDQVKALTEKVEGRDI from the coding sequence ATGGCAGTGAGATTCCTCTTCGCGCGCACCCTGTGTCTGGCTCTTGTGCTGGGAGCCGCCGGCCTCGCTCCGGCGCTGGCGCAGGCTGATCCGCCGGCTCCGCCCGGCAAGCAGAAGAAACTTCCGGAAGCGCCGGCCAAGCTGCCCAAGGTCGACCGCACCAAGAATCTCGATTTCCTGTTCGGCGCGCTGAAAGCTGCGCCCGACGAAGCCAGCGCCAAGCATGTCGAGGCGCGGATCTGGGCGATCTGGATCCAGACCCCGAGCGACACCGCGGCGCTTTTGATGGCGCGGGCCAAGACCGCCGTCGACGCAAAGAAGATCGAGGTTGCGATCAAGCTGCTGGATTCGGTCGTCAAGCTCAGGCCCGACTACATCGAGGCCTGGAATCGTCGCGCGACGCTCTACTACATGCAGAACGATTATGGCCGTTCGCTCGCCGACATTCGCGAGGTGTTGATCCGCGAGCCTCGTCATTTCGGCGCGCTCGCAGGCCTCGGCATGATCATGCAGGAGGTCGGCGACGAAAAGCGCGCGCTCGAAGCCTACCGCAAGGCGCTCGCCGTCAATCCGCACCTCGAGAAGATCCCCGACCAGGTCAAGGCGCTGACCGAGAAGGTCGAAGGCCGCGATATTTAG